AAATACTGGATATATGATGGTTATCTTCACAGGTGCAATCTCGTCTTTAGGTAAAGAGTACAAAGAAGCATTTCAGATGGACTCTAGTTCCAGTTTACAATATGCTTTTAGAATAGTAGTTCCATTAATAGCTCCGATCATATTTTTTGTTGTTATATTGAGCATAGTTAATTCGTTTCTGATGTTTCGAGAGGTTTATGCACTATACGGAAATTCACCACCAAATACAGTATATTTACTACAGTACTTTATGAATAACAACTTTTATAAGCTAAATTATCAGAGATTAAGTACAGCTGCTTTTATAGTTGTTATGGGAATATCAATACTCATAATAGCTTTTTTAAGATTTCAAGAGAAGCATTTGGATCATTAGGAGGTATAGTATGGCTAGGAAAATATTTAAAAATGCATTCATTTATATCTTTTCTTTAATATGTATACTTCCAATGATGATTATGATATTTTACTCCTTTAAAGGTATAGATGGGCGCTTTTCGCTTGTACAATATGGACTAGCACTATTTCAGACAGAAGATTTCTTTAGAGGTTTTTGGAACTCCATAATATATACATTTGTGATTATTGGTATCAATATACCATTATCGCTTTTAAGTGCCTATGGATTTAGCAGGTTTAACTTTAAGGGAAAAGGTGTTTTGTATTGGCTTTATATTGTACTTATGCTTATGCCTTTTCAAGCAACGATGGTAGCTCAACATCTTACCTTAAAAACACTGAATATAATAGATAGACCTATGGCAGTGATATTACCTAATATATTTTCCACATTTGGAACCATACTTATGGCACAGTATATGAGAGGGATAAATAAGGAAATACTTGATGCAGGAAGAATAGATGGGTTTGGTGAGTTTAGGCTCTTTTTGCAGATAACTGCACCCATTTGTAAATCAATCATTTTTGCCCTTACTGTTCTGATATTTATAAACTACTGGTCTATGGTAGAACAACCACTAGTATTTATTGAAGATGCTGTTGATATGCCATTATCTGTTATATTAAATGCCAGTAAAAGATTTAGAAACATTGCATTTGCTTGCGGCGCTTTATTTAGCATATTGCCCATTCTTTTATATCAGTTTTCCTATGATGATTTAGTTTATGGAATAAATCTTACAGGTGGCGTTAGCATAGAAGGTGTAGAAAAAAAAGCAAAGGCACGAACAAACAGGCAAACTATCTCTAAGATTATAGTTGTTTTCATGATTAGCATGGGTATATGTACATTATTTACTCAAAAGATTAGCTATGTCATGACACCTAAAGTAGAGATAGTGCATATAAGGAGCGGAGACTTAAAATCTATTCCAAGTGATCCCACAAGTGAATCATTAGGATTTTATACATATATTGTGCCCACCTCCTGTATTCATACGAACGGTCAAGATCAGGTCATTTATACTATTATGACAGAGAAGTCACGACGTCAAAGAGATGAAGCCGTGAAAATGGTCGTTAAAGTAATTGAAACTAATGGAATGGAGACAGCAATTCAAGGTGGATTTTCTCAAGATACTAAAATTATTGCAAGATCCACAAAGCCCATTACAGATGGAATGATTGTAAGGGTATTGAATAATGGGGGTGCTGATTATGGGGATTAAGCAGAGAATTGCACTGATAGCAGGGCTTATACTCATACTATCTGCTATGTTTTTCTTCCAGAAAAGTATAATAGATGAGTTTTCTTTTAATCCAGAACGAGTTGAGTTATATTTCAATAAAGAAAGTGAGATTTTATCAGCTATTCTAGCTGAAGAAGAGTATATTAATGAGAGATATACTATAGCATATGAGGAAATGGAAAACAACTCAGATAATAGTGCTTTTATTATCTCCATACTAAAGGATTCAAATGATGAAGATGAGTTTTTTAAAGATAAGTTTTTAGATTATTTAAAACTCAAGATTCCTTATATATCTGAGGAAACACTAAGCATTACTGATTATTCCAGTAACAATAGGATTCTAGCAGAGTGGCATAAGGGGACTAAGCTATTTATAGCTTCTTTGTTATTTATACTAATAGTGATAATCTTCATAAGAAGAGTAAAAAACATAAAAAACCACGTAAAGGAAGAGCTCAAAATACATTACATAAAAGAGATGATAAAATTAAGAATAAGTGAAATCCTTGAAGAAGCTATTAAGCTGGTAGTACTGATGTTTGGAGGAATATTCCTGTTGCAATGGATTATAAAATTTCAGTTCAATATCCCTGGAAAATACTTACCAGCCTATGATATTTTTGACTTTGAGTTCTATCAAAACTTGAGCAATACTACAAAGTTGGCTTTAAGTAGTTATGGGTATCTTTTTGATAGTACTTTAAATAAAGTTAGATTGCTTAGCCTCGGATTTTTTATACTAGGAATAATTACACTTTTAATTATTATAAGAACTTTCAATAATAAGCTACTGAGAGGAAGGGATTGATGTGGGAAAAGTAGTGTTTAAAAACATAAAAAAAGTATATTCAGGAAATGTTCTTGCAGTAAAAGACTTTAATCTTGAGATAGAAGATAAGGAATTTGTAGTATTAGTTGGCCCTTCAGGTTGTGGGAAATCCACAGTGCTAAGAATGGTTGCAGGTCTTGAACCTATTACTTACGGGGAATTATTTATAGATGAAAAAAAGGTTAATGAAGTTGCACCAAAGGATAGAGATATAGCTATGGTATTTCAAAACTATGCCCTCTACCCTCATATGACAGTTTATGAAAATATGGCTATAGGATTAAAACTTAGGAAAGTACCTAAGAAAGAAATTGATTTAAAGATTAGAACTGTAGCAAAACTAATTAATATTGAAGAATTACTAAACAGAAAACCAAAGGCATTATCAGGAGGTCAGCAGCAAAGAGTAGCTTTAGGAAGAGCTATAGTAAGAAATCCAAATGTATTTTTAATGGACGAACCATTATCAAATCTAGATGCTAAGTTAAGGGTTCAGATGAGAACAGAGATAATTAAGCTACATAAGGAGCTAGCCACCACATTCATATATGTAACTCATGACCAAACAGAAGCCATGACTATGGGAACTAGAATTGTAGTTATGAAGGACGGACTAATACAGCAAGCTGCAAGCCCTATGGAAATTTACAATAATCCTGTAAATACTTTTGTTGCAGGTTTTATTGGGACACCTCAAATGAATTTTATAGATGTTAAAATTTCAGTAGAAGGTGAAGATGCTTATATAAAATTTGGAGGAGAAAAGCTGAAAATTAAGAACTCAAAGCTATTATTAGATAAAAATGAGTCGCAAGGTGAGATGATTTTAGGCGTTAGACCTGAACATATCCAGATTGAGCCAGTTAATGACTATATAGATCTAATAGGTACAATAGATATTGTTGAACATATGGGTGCTGAAACTTATATTCATGTGCAAGTCGGTAGTGAGAAGCTAACTGTAAGAGTACCTTATGAAGTTAATAAAAAAGCAGGAGATAAAATTAAAATTTTTATAGATGAAAGCAAAATCTATCTATTTAATAAGACTAACCAAAAGTTAATAGGAAAGTTGTAAAAAATCATGGAGCTAGGTAAGCTAAGTGATAATTAAAATTAATATACCATCCTCATGCTTCCTCCAATTGGTTTACATAATACGAAAAAAGGTTAATCCCCCCAGCGAGATCAACCTTTTTTTCTTTTCTCAGTATATTATAGCTTAAAAATACCAGATGTGCAAGAAATACTTAGAAATAAAAAGAAATACTTAAGTTAAGTGATATAATAATTTTCTCGTATAATGAAGCCTTAAATTTGTAAATTATAAGGGCTTTATTTTTAACTACATATTGTATAAAATTAGTTTACTGTCATTTCACCGCATATAAAAGAAATGCTTATTTATATTACGATTACTATAGGAGGTGTAGCCTATGCAGGCCCAGAAACATCCAGCATACGATGAGGAAAATAGGTTTTTAAAGGATATCTGTAAGTGTATGAATGCAGAAATAGATTATCTAGAAAAAGAAACGAAAAGAATGGATGACGAATTATCAAGACTTAAAAGGTCAGTAGGAGGTAGTTATAGTGATGATGTTATTGTAAAGACTACAGTTCATGAAGCAAATAAAAAGAAGCTTAATCAACTCAAGAAAGCCGAAGAGAAGCCTTATTTTGGAAGAATAGATTTCAAGGATATAGATAAGTCCGAATATGAGACCTTCTACATTGGCAAAACAAGCTTATCTAGAAGAGACGATGATAAGATGCTTATACTTGACTGGAGAGCTCCTATGGCAAGCTTATATTATAGCGGTGAAATAGGAGAAGTAATGTATAAGGCTCCTAGTGGGCTCATAATAGGAGACTTAGAGATTAAGAGACAATACGAGATTTATAATAAAGAATTAATCAATATATTTGACAAAGGGCTTACTCCAATGGATGAGTACCTACAATCTGCACTATGGGAAAAGAAAGATAACAGATTAAGGGATATAGTCAATACAATACAGAGTGAGCAAAATGATATAATCAGAGCAGACAAAGGAAAGGTCCTAATTGTACAAGGAGTAGCAGGTAGCGGAAAAACTACAATTGTACTTCACAGAATAGCATATCTTATGTATACCTATCAGGAGGTATTTGATACTGATAAGCTCCTTATCATAGTACCTAATAATCTCTTCTTAAACTATATTTCTGATGTGTTACCGGATTTAGGTGTTGAAGAAATAAAACAGTCAACATTTGAAGACCTTGCAATGACATTATTGAATAAAGAATATAGATTAGTAGAAGCTGAAAAGAAGTTTTTTCAACTGCTAGACTATAAAAACCTATCACAAGAGTCCAGAAGTCTATTGAAGTTTAGCTCTTATTTTAAAGGCTCAATGATATTCAAAAATATTATAGATAAGTATGTCGTTAAACTATCTTCAAGCTTTGTTCCTAAAACTGACCTTAAAATAAAAGACTTTGTGGTTTATTCCTACGAAGAAGTTATTAAAATGTATGAGGAAGACTATAGATATTTACCTATTGTTCCACGGTCAAGGAGAATTAGAAAATATATAGAAGCCAATATAGCAGATAGAGTTAAGGAAATTCAATCTAAAATCACTAAGAGATATGACAATAAAGTAAAGCTTTTAAAAGCATCTGCAGAAGACATAGAATCCATAAGAGAAGAACTCATTAAGGTTTATGATGAAAGAGATAGGCTAAATGAAGAGTTGGAAAATTCAATGCATAAATCTATAAGAGAATACTTTAACCAATGGCAAAGCATAGATGTAGATATGTTGTATAAAACATTACTAACTGATTTTAACAATCTAAGGAAATATATTGATAAAGAAATAGACCAGGAAAAAATTGAATTTATTAGTTCTTATTCCAAGTCTATTTTTAATAATGGAATGGTAGAAAGAGAAGATTTAGCGGCACTCTTATATTTTCATCTAAAACTTGAAGGATTGTCCTTAAAGGGTAAATACAATCATATAGTAGTAGATGAGGCTCAAGACTATAGTGAACTTCAAATGTATATATTAAGGCAGCTTAGTAGCAATGATTCCTTTACAATAGTAGGAGATATATCACAGGGGATACATTCGTATAAAGGAATAGGAAGCTGGAAAGAGCTGATGGAGGATGTATTTTCTGATTGTGATAGAGAACTTTTAAACTTGAAAATTTGCTATCGTTCTACAATGGAGATAATGAACTTTGCTAATGAAGTTATTAAAAAATTAAGAAAAGAAAATATCATTCTTGCTGAACCTGTTCTAAGGTCAGGAGATAAGCCCTTTATTATAAAGAAAAACAGTGAAACTGAGATTACTAGTGATATTGCCTTAAGAATAAAAGAACTTAAAAACGAAGGTCATAAATCAATCGCCATAATATGCAAGACAACAGAGGAGAGCTTAGATGTATATGAAATGCTGAAGAACTCTGTAAGTGATGACATAAACTTAATTACTGATAAGGATATATCTTATTCAGGTGGAATAGTAGTTATCTCAGCATATCTGTCAAAGGGGTTAGAGTTTGATGTAGTCATAGTATTTAACTGTTCTGATGATAATTATATTTTAGATGAGCTTCATGTAAAGCTATTCTATGTATCCATAACAAGACCTTTGCATAAGCTTTTTATATACCATAAGGGTAAACCATCTGAGTTATTAGATATAGATGGTGAATATTTCAATAATCTCTAAAACACAGAAAAAAGTCACGAGTTCTTAATTTTTCGTGACTTTTCTAAATTTATTGTAAATAATGAAGCTATTGCATTCATCGACAAAATCAGTTATAATAGTATTATTGATAACGATTATCATTATGCTTCTTCATAGAGAGTAGGAGGAAAATTATGGATAAGATATCATTAGCTTCTCTAAAGTCCAATGAATATGGAAGAGTTAAGGAGATTTTTGGAGGCTGTAAAGCTAAAAAAAGACTTTATGAGCTAGGACTTTATAAAAATGCTTGTGTTAAAGTTGAAAAGAACGATTTTGGTCCCCTTATTTTAAATTTATCTGGTAATAAATTGGCTTTAGGTCGTGGATTAGCCAGTCACGTTATAGTTGAGCGTTAATTTTTTATTTAATTGAGAGCGACCATCATTTACAAAAGGAGATGTCTTAATGAACACTATTGCTCTTGTAGGTAATCCAAATTGTGGGAAAACTACATTGTTTAATGCTTTAACTGGTTCAAACCAGCATATTGGTAACTGGCCAGGTGTTACAGTTGAAAAAAAAGAAGGAAAATTTAAATATAAAGGTGACATTTATAGTGTTATCGACTTACCAGGGACCTATAGTCTTGGAGCTTATTCAGAGGATGAGGTAGTTGCTCGTGACTATATACTTAAGGGAAATCCTGATGTTGTAATCAATGTGGTAGATGCTACTAATCTTGAAAGGAATTTATATTTAACAACCCAATTAATAGAGATGGGGACAAAGGTTATCATAGCTTTAAATATGATGGATGAGGCTCAACAAAAAAATATTGAGATAGATTTGAACAAGCTGTCTAAAGAATTAGGCGTTCCTGTAATTCCTACTATAGCTTCTAAAAATAAGGGCTTAGATTCTTTGATTGAAAAATCCATTAAATACATTAAAGAAAGCCAAGATTCTAAATTAGAATTTAGCTATGGCGGTGATATTGATAAAGAAATTGAACATATAAAATCCTTACTTGACAATTCAGGATTAGGTTATCCTCCTAAATGGATAGCTGTAAAGCTTTTAGAGGGGGATAAAGAGGTTTTTAGACTTATAGAAAGTAAAGGACCTGTTTCCATTCGAGAAAAACTTGCATCTTTGGAGGAAAAAGCGGCTGATTACGAATTTGAAATTGTAGATAAAAGATATGATTTCATCGGTAAGATTGTAAACAAGGCAGTAAAAAAGCCTGTAAAGGCAATAGAAACAAGAACTGATAAAATAGATAAGATTATTACTCATAAATATTTAGGACTTCCAATATTTGCACTTATTATGTTTGGTATATTTCAGTTAACTTTTGTTATTGGTAAAGACTTACTTGGTGGATATGTGGCAACTTTTATAGAGATAATTGGAGAGTATGTAGTTAATTTATTATCCATGGTAAATGCTCCAGAATGGTTGCTATCTTTTCTTTCTGAAGGTATATTTAGTGGAGTGGGTGCTGTATTTGAGTTTATACCTCTCATCACTGTATTATATTTTTTCATAGGTATACTAGAAGATACAGGATATATGGCGAGGGCTGCCTATATAATGGATGGTTTAATGAGGGCCCTTGGTCTTCATGGGAAAACATTCATTTCTATGGTAGTAGGCTTTGGCTGCAATGTACCTGGTATAATGTCTACTAGAACTTTAGATAATAAAAAAGATAGGATGATTGCTTTACTTATAAACCCATTTATGTCCTGTGGTGCAAGATTACCTATTTACTTAGTATTTATAGCTGCCTTTTTCCCTAAGCATGGAGGAATAGTATTATTTTCTCTTTATGCTTTAGGTATAGTTGTGGCATTGTTAGTAGGTAAAATATTTTCAAAGACATTATTTAAAGGCGAATCTTCTGACTTTATCATGGAGCTACCCCCATATAGATTACCTATATTCAAATATGTTCTAAGAGATATGTGGGACAAGGTATGGGACTTTTTATATAGAGCTGGGACCATCATCTTTGTTGTGGTTTCTGTTCTTTGGATTCTATCAATATTACCATTTGGAGTGGAACCCTATAGTCAGGAAAGTATATTAGGTAGAATAGGAACTATTTTAGCTCCGATATTTGTACCAGCGGGATTTGGTACTTGGCAGGCTACAGTTAGTTTATTTGCAGGTATAGCTGCCAAGGAAGCTGTTGTCGCAATACTTGGAATGGTTTATGCAGGTGTATCAGAAGGTTCTCAGTTGGTAACTGCTTTACAGGGTGTGTTTACACCACTTACAGCTACATCATTTATGGTTATGACTCTTTTATATACTCCTTGTGCCGCAGTATTAGCCACTGTAAAACATGAAACTAAGTCTAATAAATGGATGATATTTATGGCAGTTTATCCATTTGTTATAGGCTGGATTGGCGCAGTTCTAGTTTACCAAATTGGTAGACTACTAGGTTTTTAGGAGGGGGCCAATGCTTAAGGATGTTTTAAAGGAAATATCTAATGCAAAAGCATTTTCTGTTTCTTTGCTTGCAAAGAATTTAAAAATATCAGAGGGTCTAGTTGAAGACATAGTGAAGGAATTATCACGAATGGGTTATATTGTTGAAGACATGGGCTCTCCAACTTGCGGCATACCATGTAGTGGATGCGCAATGAAGGCTTTTTGTAATTCTATACCTATAAAGACTTTTACTGTAACGGCTAAGGGGAAGAAGTTACTTGAAAGCATACAAAAGACCTATGTATAAGTTCTTTGTTAATTGTAGAGGTAGTTTGACAGAGATACTAAATATTAAAGTGAATATTTCAATAATCCATAAATACACAAAAAGGCACGAGCTTTTTATTTGATATGATACTTCCAAAGTAGACAGTCTAATTAATTAAAAATTAGATTTTCCACTTGGAGGTATTTTTTTATGTAAAAAATCAGTTATAAGCAAAAACAGAATTAATTAATTAATTAATCATATTTTATATAATGATTAGTTTGGATTACAAAAATAACTGTTTACAAATCTAGGCATATTAACTATACTATAATATATACCCCTATAGGGTATATAAGGGATTAAAAAAACTGTTCAATTAAGGGAGGTTTATATGAAAAACTTAAACAACTACTATATCAAAACAAATCGTTCTTTTAGTTTTATTAGAAAATTTGCCTGGATACTGACGGTTCTTGTAGCTATTGGAGGACAATGGGAACCTAAATTAGGTTTAATTGTTATATTTATAATGGCTGGGTTAACAATTACAGCATTTTTCAATGGAAGGTACTGGTGCGGGAATTTTTGTCCTCATGGAAGTCTATTTGATAAAGTCATTTTGCCTATTAGCAAGAATAAGAAAATTCCAAATTTCTTAAAATCTAAATTTATGATAATTGGTTTTCTTATATTTTTTATGGCCAACTTTATAAGAAGAATACTCAAAATATTTCAAGCATGGGGAACTTATGACTTTTTAGATAAATTGGGGTATTTATTTTCTAACACCTATTTAATGGTTTTAATTGTAGGAGGTATCCTAGCAATATTTATTAACGTTCGTACATGGTGTCAATTTTGTCCAATGGGAACAATACAGAAGTTATCCTATAAATTAGGGAAGGCTTTAGGTTTTGCTAAAAAGACTGAAAAGAAAATTACTATTTCAAACCAAGAAAAATGCTACAAATGTGGTAAATGTGCTAGGGTTTGTCCTTTTCAGTTAATGCCTTATATGGAGTTTTCTCATAATAATCAATTAAATAATATTGATTGTATCAAGTGCTCTACTTGTGTAGTAAACTGCCCTGCAGGGATTTTATCACTTGAAAAAATGTCAAGAAGCTAATAAAGAAACAAATAAAAAAGAAATTCCCCAAATAAAAATACTTATTGCATTTTTAAATCAAAAATGGTACCATATGTATGTAATCAATTTTAAGATAAGTTTACATGTTAAAGGGGAGTAACTTCCTTAGGGTGATAAAGTCAACAACCGGAGGGTATCTATATACCACCTGGCTTTATCCTTTGATACGTCAAAGAAGTAAGACCTTTAGCGATATTTTGTCCATTTGGAACAAAATACTGCTAAAGGTCTTTTTGTTTAGGTTCATATTTTATATAAACAAACTAAATTTATTTTGTGGAGGTGGGTAAAATAAGAAGTGTTTAGTAGCACATAGATAAATTTTGTTTTATGTATGGAATGATAATTTTATCGTTTAGCAGTATGATTTATTACTATTTAGAGAATAGGAGTGTGGATAAGTATGTGGTTTTCGAAATCACAGGAAGAAGTACTTAAGGAACTTAATGTAAATCCTAAAACGGGACTGGCCACTGAAGAAGTAAACTCTAGGCTTCAAAAATATGGTGAGAATAAACTAAAAGGAAAACCAAAGAAAAGTTTAATTTCCTTATTTCTTGCACAGCTTAAAGACATGCTAATATATGTTCTTTTAGGTGCAACAGCTATAACAATTGCAATCGGACATTATGAAGATGCTATAATAATTCTTCTAGTTGTCATATTGAATGCAGTAATAGGAGTAGTTCAGGAGAATAAAGCTGAAAAGGCTATCGAAGCATTGCAACAAATGACTACACCAAAAACCCTTGTAAGACGTGATGGAGAAGTTAAAGAGATAGACTCAGAAAAGGTTGTGCCAGGAGATATTGTAATTATAGATGCAGGTAGATATATACCAGCAGACATTAGATTAATTAATAGTGCTAACCTTCAAATTGAAGAATCTGCCTTAACTGGTGAATCTGTACCTAGTGCTAAGGATGCAAATGATATTCATGAAGACCCTAAGACTCCAATAGGAGATAAGTCAAACATGGCATTTATGTCTACACTTGCTACCTATGGTAGAGGTGAAGGCGTTGTTGTAGCCACAGCTATGGAAACTGAAATAGGTAAGATAGCAAAGATACTTGATGAAGGTAATGATGAACTGACTCCTCTGCAAAGAAGGCTAGAGGAACTTGGTAAGGTTCTTGGTTTTTTAGCAATTGGGATTTGTGCGGTAATATTTTTAATTGGAGTATTCCAAAAAAGAGATTTATTTGATATGTTTTTAGTTGCCATAAGTTTAGCAGTTGCAGCAATTCCAGAAGGGTTAGCTGCTATAGTTGCTATAGTTTTAGCACTTGGAGTTACTAGAATGTCTAAAATCAATGCAATAGTTAAAAAACTACCAGCAGTTGAAACATTAGGCTCTGTAAACATAATATGTTCAGATAAAACAGGTACTCTTACTCAAAATAAAATGACAGTTGTAAAACATTACACTCTAAATAATATTAAGGATGTACCCACTACAGAAACTGAATTTAATGCGAATAAAGATGAAGCGGAATTAATAAAAACATTAGTTTTATGTTCAGACGCTACTTATGAAAATGGAGAAAGTACTGGAGACCCTACTGAAGTAGCTTTAGTAGTATTGGGTCATAAGTATAAGCTTCCAAAAAGAGAATTAAATTCTAAATATGAAAGAGTTGGAGAAAAGCCATTTGATTCAGATAGAAAATTAATGTCAACCCTGAATAAGGAAGGAAAGGGATATAGAGTTCATACTAAGGGAGCTATTGATAATTTGTTAAAGATTTCAACTCATGCTCTTGTAGATGGAAAAGTAGTTCAACTAACTGAAGAAATGAGGAAAAAGTACTTAAAAGTAGCAGAGGAAATGTCAGATGATGCACTTAGAGTGCTTGGTGCAGCTTTTAAGGATACAACAAGTGTAATATCTCCTGATGAAATGGAAAAGGATCTAACTATCATTGGGTTAGTAGGAATGATAGATCCTCCAAGAGTTGAGGTAAAGGATTCTATAAAAGAAGCAAAAAATGCAGGTATAACCCCAGTAATGATAACTGGCGATCATAAAAATACAGCTGTTGCAATAGCTAAAGAATTGGGAATTGCAGAATCTATAGAACAAAGCTTAACAGGTGCTGAAATAGATGAAATGTCAGATGAAGAATTCTCAAGAAAAATAAACAAATATAGAGTATTTGCTAGGGTTTCTCCTGAGCACAAGGTTAAGATTGTTAGAGCTTTTAAATCTCATGGAAATATAGTATCCATGACTGGAGATGGGGTAAATGATGCTCCTTCATTAAAGTATGCAGATATAGGTGTTGCCATGGGTATAACTGGTACAGATGTTGCAAAAGGTGCTAGTGATATGATTCTTACAGATGATAACTTTACAACTATAGTTCATGCTATTGAAGAAGGTAGAAATATTTATAACAATATTAAAAAAGCAGTAATATTTCTATTATCATGTAATCTAGGTGAAGTTGTTACAATATTGGCTTCTATATTGTTTGGTTGGCCAGTACCACTTTCAGCTACACAGATTCTTTGGATTAATCTGATGACAGATAGCTTACCAGCCATTGCACTTGGTGTTGATCCTGGTGATCATGATGTTATGAAAAGAAAACCAAGGAATCCTAAGGAAAGCTTCTTTGCAGAAGGTGCAGCAACTAGAGCAATTATTGGTGGTGTATTAATAGGTATACTAACTCTAGCAGCTTTTTATTTCGGACTAAGCGAATTTGGTTATGGCTTAGGCTCAAAGGATATACCAGAACATGTATTAACCTACGCTAGAACAATGTCATTTGTCGTATTAGCAGCTTCACAATTATTTTATTCATTAACGATGAGAAATTCAATCAAGTCCATACTACAAGTTGGATTATTCTCAAATAAGTGGTTAATAGGTGCTATAATCGTAGGCTTTGTTCTACAGCTTGGAGTTATATCCATACCATTTCTTGCAGATGTATTTGGTGTTCATAATTTAAGTCTAAGAGACTGGGGCCTAGTAATAGGGTTTGCCTTAGTTCCGTTAGTAGTAAATGAAATGATTAAGGCATTTGCAAGACTAAAGGCATAATGCAGCGGGGACGGTTCTTTTTGCATCTGTTTATGATGCAGTAGAGACTGTCCCCATTGCATTTTAGAAGGTATGCAGATATTAATGTAGAATATTTATATTACCAATACACTTAAGTAATTTATGTATTGAGAAGTAAGAAATGAAGTGATTGAAAGGTTTAGGGGAGAGTAAAAAATTATGAAAGAGTTAGGAAACTACTATATAAAATTGAGAGAAAATTTACATCAGAAAGATTATGAAGATATTAGTGGACTACAGAAGCTTTGTATGGAAACAGATAAAGTAAATTTAAAATTAGAAATTGATTATAAGTTACAACTAGCAGAGTCAAAACCTAGTAATACAAATGAGATTAATGAATTCATGTATTATAATGATAGCAATGAACTC
The sequence above is drawn from the Proteiniborus sp. DW1 genome and encodes:
- a CDS encoding ferrous iron transport protein A, with amino-acid sequence MDKISLASLKSNEYGRVKEIFGGCKAKKRLYELGLYKNACVKVEKNDFGPLILNLSGNKLALGRGLASHVIVER
- the feoB gene encoding ferrous iron transport protein B, with the translated sequence MNTIALVGNPNCGKTTLFNALTGSNQHIGNWPGVTVEKKEGKFKYKGDIYSVIDLPGTYSLGAYSEDEVVARDYILKGNPDVVINVVDATNLERNLYLTTQLIEMGTKVIIALNMMDEAQQKNIEIDLNKLSKELGVPVIPTIASKNKGLDSLIEKSIKYIKESQDSKLEFSYGGDIDKEIEHIKSLLDNSGLGYPPKWIAVKLLEGDKEVFRLIESKGPVSIREKLASLEEKAADYEFEIVDKRYDFIGKIVNKAVKKPVKAIETRTDKIDKIITHKYLGLPIFALIMFGIFQLTFVIGKDLLGGYVATFIEIIGEYVVNLLSMVNAPEWLLSFLSEGIFSGVGAVFEFIPLITVLYFFIGILEDTGYMARAAYIMDGLMRALGLHGKTFISMVVGFGCNVPGIMSTRTLDNKKDRMIALLINPFMSCGARLPIYLVFIAAFFPKHGGIVLFSLYALGIVVALLVGKIFSKTLFKGESSDFIMELPPYRLPIFKYVLRDMWDKVWDFLYRAGTIIFVVVSVLWILSILPFGVEPYSQESILGRIGTILAPIFVPAGFGTWQATVSLFAGIAAKEAVVAILGMVYAGVSEGSQLVTALQGVFTPLTATSFMVMTLLYTPCAAVLATVKHETKSNKWMIFMAVYPFVIGWIGAVLVYQIGRLLGF
- the helD gene encoding RNA polymerase recycling motor HelD, producing the protein MQAQKHPAYDEENRFLKDICKCMNAEIDYLEKETKRMDDELSRLKRSVGGSYSDDVIVKTTVHEANKKKLNQLKKAEEKPYFGRIDFKDIDKSEYETFYIGKTSLSRRDDDKMLILDWRAPMASLYYSGEIGEVMYKAPSGLIIGDLEIKRQYEIYNKELINIFDKGLTPMDEYLQSALWEKKDNRLRDIVNTIQSEQNDIIRADKGKVLIVQGVAGSGKTTIVLHRIAYLMYTYQEVFDTDKLLIIVPNNLFLNYISDVLPDLGVEEIKQSTFEDLAMTLLNKEYRLVEAEKKFFQLLDYKNLSQESRSLLKFSSYFKGSMIFKNIIDKYVVKLSSSFVPKTDLKIKDFVVYSYEEVIKMYEEDYRYLPIVPRSRRIRKYIEANIADRVKEIQSKITKRYDNKVKLLKASAEDIESIREELIKVYDERDRLNEELENSMHKSIREYFNQWQSIDVDMLYKTLLTDFNNLRKYIDKEIDQEKIEFISSYSKSIFNNGMVEREDLAALLYFHLKLEGLSLKGKYNHIVVDEAQDYSELQMYILRQLSSNDSFTIVGDISQGIHSYKGIGSWKELMEDVFSDCDRELLNLKICYRSTMEIMNFANEVIKKLRKENIILAEPVLRSGDKPFIIKKNSETEITSDIALRIKELKNEGHKSIAIICKTTEESLDVYEMLKNSVSDDINLITDKDISYSGGIVVISAYLSKGLEFDVVIVFNCSDDNYILDELHVKLFYVSITRPLHKLFIYHKGKPSELLDIDGEYFNNL
- the ugpC gene encoding sn-glycerol-3-phosphate ABC transporter ATP-binding protein UgpC → MGKVVFKNIKKVYSGNVLAVKDFNLEIEDKEFVVLVGPSGCGKSTVLRMVAGLEPITYGELFIDEKKVNEVAPKDRDIAMVFQNYALYPHMTVYENMAIGLKLRKVPKKEIDLKIRTVAKLINIEELLNRKPKALSGGQQQRVALGRAIVRNPNVFLMDEPLSNLDAKLRVQMRTEIIKLHKELATTFIYVTHDQTEAMTMGTRIVVMKDGLIQQAASPMEIYNNPVNTFVAGFIGTPQMNFIDVKISVEGEDAYIKFGGEKLKIKNSKLLLDKNESQGEMILGVRPEHIQIEPVNDYIDLIGTIDIVEHMGAETYIHVQVGSEKLTVRVPYEVNKKAGDKIKIFIDESKIYLFNKTNQKLIGKL
- a CDS encoding carbohydrate ABC transporter permease; the protein is MARKIFKNAFIYIFSLICILPMMIMIFYSFKGIDGRFSLVQYGLALFQTEDFFRGFWNSIIYTFVIIGINIPLSLLSAYGFSRFNFKGKGVLYWLYIVLMLMPFQATMVAQHLTLKTLNIIDRPMAVILPNIFSTFGTILMAQYMRGINKEILDAGRIDGFGEFRLFLQITAPICKSIIFALTVLIFINYWSMVEQPLVFIEDAVDMPLSVILNASKRFRNIAFACGALFSILPILLYQFSYDDLVYGINLTGGVSIEGVEKKAKARTNRQTISKIIVVFMISMGICTLFTQKISYVMTPKVEIVHIRSGDLKSIPSDPTSESLGFYTYIVPTSCIHTNGQDQVIYTIMTEKSRRQRDEAVKMVVKVIETNGMETAIQGGFSQDTKIIARSTKPITDGMIVRVLNNGGADYGD